One genomic region from Mastacembelus armatus chromosome 21, fMasArm1.2, whole genome shotgun sequence encodes:
- the LOC113123149 gene encoding trace amine-associated receptor 1-like — translation MENETISKGDFRGQNEGGVSQEIGLGASQEQEAEAALENGQVHRQEREDGTSREGLLSSGQEQIVKLLPVPLQELGLAHLQQLHTPTNLLILSLAVSDFFLGLLLLFQIMFIDGCWLLGDLMCNVYQYISYVMASTSVGGMVLISIDRYVAICDPMHYSIKITQKRVKVWVCLCWACSVIFEILILKDVLEQPGRYNSCFGECVFVINYIAGLADTIFSFILPIIAIVVLYMRVFVVAVSQARAMRSHITTVTVQGSRKVTAKKSEIKAARTLGVVVGMFIVCLCPYYCVALTGQDSVLKATAAASVICLYYVNSFLNPLIYAFFYPWFRKSVKLIFTLKILQPDSCDTNIL, via the exons ATGGAAAATGAGACCATTTCAAAAGGTGACTTCAGAGGCCAAAATGAAGGTGGGGTCAGTCAGGAGATTGGCCTCGGTGCCAGTCAGGAACAGGAGGCAGAGGCCGCTCTGGAGAATGGCCAGGTCCacagacaggagagagaagaTGGCACCTCAAGAGAAGGTCTCCTTAGCAGTGGGCAGGAGCAGATAGTTAAGTTACTGCCAGTGCCACTGCAAGAACTGGGGCTGGCTCATCTTCA GCAGCTTCACACTCCCACcaacctcctcatcctctctctggcaGTTTCAGATTTCTTCTTGGGGCTCCTCCTGTTGTTTCAAATTATGTTCATAGATGGATGCTGGTTACTTGGAGACCTCATGTGTAATGTGTATCAGTACATATCATATGTTATGGCTTCTACTTCAGTAGGAGGTATGGTGCTCATATCCATTGATCgctatgtggctatttgtgaccctaTGCATTACTCCAtcaaaatcacacagaaaagagTTAAGGTCtgggtttgtctgtgttgggCATGTTCCGTGATCTTTGAAATTCTGATTCTGAAGGACGTCCTGGAACAACCAGGCAGGTATAACTCCTGTTTTGGagagtgtgtctttgtcattaaTTACATTGCTGGACTTGCAGATACgattttttcctttattctcCCCATTATTGCtattgtggttctgtatatgagagtatttgtggtggctgtgtctcaggctcgtgccatgaggtctcacattacaactgtcacagtccagggttcaaggaaagtaactgctaaaaaatctgaaatcaaagcagccaggactcttggtgttgttgtaggcATGTTTATAGTGTGCCTCTGTCCATATTATTGCGTTGCCCTCACAGGTCAGGATAGTGTACTTAAAGCTACAGCTGCTGCATCTGTGATATGTTTGTACTATGTTAACTCCTTTCTGAAtcctctgatctatgcctttttctacccctggtttagaaaatcagtTAAACTCATTTTTACACTTAAGATACTGCAGCCTGACTCCTGTGATACCAACATACTATAG